A portion of the Paenibacillus hamazuiensis genome contains these proteins:
- a CDS encoding NmrA/HSCARG family protein translates to MTGQYKTILVLGATGQQGGAAARQLLADGWHVRAFTRDAYSEAARALAEAGAELAAGDMEDRASLEAAMRDAYGVFSVQPPEWAPNAAADAREIRMGKNAADAAKAAGVRHFVYSSVGGADRQARFRSLAKWEIEEYLRELRLPATILRPSGFMENYADPRSGIQHGTLAEPTLPDVPVKLISVDDIGVFVRLAFAHPDEFLGKTLEIAGDAVTPPDIAASISRALGRSIRYVPIPIETVRGQNEVLARLYEWLNGDGYEVDIPALRKLHPNLMSFDAWLERKGKSRLDTLFRA, encoded by the coding sequence ATGACCGGACAATATAAAACGATTTTGGTGCTCGGGGCTACCGGGCAGCAAGGAGGGGCGGCGGCGAGGCAGCTGCTTGCGGACGGTTGGCATGTGCGGGCGTTTACGCGGGACGCGTACAGCGAAGCGGCCAGGGCGCTCGCAGAGGCCGGCGCCGAACTTGCCGCGGGCGACATGGAGGACCGCGCTTCGCTCGAAGCGGCGATGCGTGACGCGTACGGCGTGTTCAGCGTGCAGCCGCCCGAATGGGCTCCGAACGCTGCAGCCGACGCCCGGGAAATCCGCATGGGCAAAAATGCCGCGGACGCCGCAAAAGCCGCCGGAGTGCGGCACTTTGTCTACTCGTCGGTCGGCGGCGCGGACCGCCAGGCCCGCTTTCGCTCCCTCGCGAAATGGGAGATCGAAGAATATCTCCGTGAGCTCCGCCTTCCGGCAACGATTTTACGTCCGTCCGGATTTATGGAAAATTACGCGGATCCGCGTTCCGGCATTCAGCACGGCACATTGGCCGAACCGACGCTGCCGGACGTGCCGGTCAAGCTTATTTCCGTGGACGATATCGGCGTTTTCGTCCGGCTCGCCTTTGCTCATCCGGACGAATTTCTCGGAAAAACGCTGGAAATCGCCGGGGACGCGGTTACGCCTCCCGATATTGCCGCTTCCATCAGCCGCGCGCTAGGCCGTTCCATCCGGTACGTCCCCATCCCGATCGAGACGGTTCGCGGGCAAAACGAGGTGCTCGCCCGCTTGTACGAGTGGTTGAACGGTGACGGCTACGAAGTCGATATCCCCGCTTTACGCAAGCTGCACCCGAATTTGATGAGCTTCGACGCATGGCTGGAGAGGAAGGGCAAGTCCCGGCTGGACACGTTATTTCGCGCATAA
- a CDS encoding ROK family transcriptional regulator, whose protein sequence is MRAITFNQAARTGNLQLMKEINQSLIFNAIREKGPLSRSQLAKDLSLSPTTVTVIVDRLMAGGFLMEVGKGDSSGGRKPVLVQLKPGAGMVIAIDLDQETAAILNMNAEILLTRDIPPFGPDNLVEVLIRLIREMVREFRQMDALRLIGIGIAVPGIIDLDKGKVITAANMKIYHLSLKEELAKHFQVPILLENDANAAAYGEFLYGRSRGVPNFLYLHVGKAVGAGLFLSGSLFTGGGGGAGEFGHVTVDHAGPVCHCGNIGCLGDMISAPILMDKWREWTGGGEPPALPELVALSNRGDSTAVRIMEYAGELLGRGIITLVHLFNPSLIIMGGELALDNSVLMSKVNRLVQSRTMPMFSEHVQILESVTRLHAGIVGAGSLALNHFFNNIQFESIEWEDAHV, encoded by the coding sequence ATGAGAGCCATTACATTTAATCAAGCGGCGCGAACCGGCAATCTTCAACTGATGAAAGAAATCAATCAGTCGCTGATCTTTAACGCGATTCGCGAGAAGGGCCCGCTGTCGCGTTCGCAGCTGGCGAAGGACTTGTCGCTCAGTCCGACGACCGTCACCGTCATCGTCGATCGTTTGATGGCGGGCGGTTTTTTGATGGAGGTCGGCAAAGGAGATTCAAGCGGCGGGCGCAAGCCGGTGCTTGTCCAGCTGAAGCCCGGCGCAGGCATGGTGATCGCGATCGATCTGGACCAGGAGACGGCCGCGATTCTGAACATGAACGCGGAAATACTGCTGACGCGGGATATTCCTCCGTTCGGGCCGGACAACCTGGTTGAGGTGCTGATCCGGCTCATCAGGGAAATGGTCCGCGAGTTCCGGCAGATGGACGCTTTGCGCCTGATCGGGATCGGCATCGCCGTTCCGGGCATCATCGATCTGGATAAAGGCAAGGTCATCACCGCCGCCAATATGAAAATATACCATTTGTCGCTCAAGGAAGAGCTGGCGAAGCATTTTCAGGTGCCGATTTTGCTGGAAAACGACGCGAATGCGGCGGCTTATGGGGAGTTTTTGTACGGGCGCAGCCGGGGCGTGCCGAACTTCCTTTACCTGCATGTCGGCAAAGCGGTCGGCGCAGGGCTGTTTCTATCCGGCAGCCTGTTTACCGGAGGGGGCGGCGGTGCCGGCGAATTCGGGCACGTCACGGTGGATCACGCCGGACCGGTATGCCATTGCGGCAACATCGGATGCCTCGGCGATATGATCAGCGCCCCGATTTTGATGGACAAATGGCGCGAATGGACCGGCGGCGGGGAGCCGCCCGCCCTGCCGGAGCTTGTTGCGCTCAGCAACCGGGGCGACAGCACGGCTGTGCGGATCATGGAATACGCCGGCGAGCTGCTCGGCCGGGGTATTATCACGCTTGTGCATCTGTTTAATCCGTCGTTGATCATTATGGGAGGTGAGCTCGCTTTAGACAATTCAGTGCTGATGAGCAAAGTAAACCGGCTTGTGCAATCGCGCACGATGCCGATGTTTTCCGAGCACGTGCAGATTTTGGAAAGCGTGACCCGGCTTCACGCCGGCATCGTCGGCGCCGGATCGCTTGCGTTAAATCATTTCTTCAACAATATTCAATTTGAATCCATCGAATGGGAGGACGCACATGTTTAA
- a CDS encoding ArsR/SmtB family transcription factor, protein MDITTFSALAEPNRLRIVELLLDGPMTVGDIANRLGIRQPQASKHLHVLLDAGLVEVQPEANRRNYKLRLEPFQALDAWLETYRGVWDERFDALENYLQKLRAKENKPS, encoded by the coding sequence ATGGATATAACAACATTCAGCGCATTGGCGGAACCTAATCGGCTGCGAATCGTAGAGCTCCTGCTCGACGGCCCTATGACGGTCGGCGATATTGCCAACCGGCTCGGCATTCGCCAGCCCCAAGCCTCGAAGCATCTGCACGTGCTGCTGGATGCCGGACTGGTCGAGGTGCAGCCTGAAGCAAACCGCCGGAATTACAAGCTTCGTCTGGAGCCGTTCCAGGCTTTGGATGCATGGCTTGAAACTTACCGGGGAGTTTGGGACGAACGTTTTGACGCTCTTGAGAATTACCTGCAAAAGCTGCGGGCGAAAGAAAACAAACCATCTTAA
- a CDS encoding helix-turn-helix domain-containing protein: MNGNEDFMCLNAVREALKVIDGKWAFPVIGQLYYGSQRFNGLRRSLGGISIKSLTIVLRHLEELQVVRRQIFPTVPVTVEYSLTEKGREYRAVLMQMRRWGEKWTIDSGK, encoded by the coding sequence GTGAACGGGAATGAAGATTTCATGTGCCTAAACGCGGTTCGGGAAGCGCTCAAGGTGATTGACGGAAAATGGGCGTTTCCGGTCATCGGCCAGCTTTATTACGGTTCGCAGCGATTTAACGGGCTGAGGAGAAGCTTGGGCGGAATCAGCATCAAATCGCTGACTATCGTTTTGCGCCATCTGGAGGAGCTGCAGGTCGTCCGCCGGCAAATTTTTCCGACCGTCCCGGTTACGGTAGAGTACTCCTTGACCGAAAAAGGCCGGGAGTACAGGGCGGTTCTTATGCAGATGCGCCGCTGGGGGGAGAAATGGACGATTGACAGCGGCAAATAA
- a CDS encoding (2Fe-2S)-binding protein has product MIAHGTGKSEIELLINGQRRGVTIRSADTLLRVLREQLGLTGAKAGCENGDCGACTVIVGKLPIKSCMMLAIEAVGSSVTTVEGLQGAPIQQAFIDKFAFQCGFCTPGFIMLCHALTLNRPDADEEVIEEWLQSNICRCTSYQEIRAAVLSVLEGK; this is encoded by the coding sequence ATGATCGCACACGGAACAGGCAAAAGCGAAATCGAACTGCTGATCAACGGGCAGCGGCGTGGCGTTACGATCCGCTCCGCCGACACGCTGCTGCGCGTGCTGCGCGAGCAGCTCGGGCTGACCGGCGCCAAGGCCGGCTGCGAAAACGGCGACTGCGGCGCCTGCACGGTGATCGTGGGTAAGCTGCCGATCAAATCGTGCATGATGCTGGCGATCGAGGCGGTCGGCAGCAGCGTCACGACCGTCGAAGGCCTGCAGGGCGCGCCGATCCAGCAGGCGTTCATCGACAAATTCGCGTTCCAGTGCGGATTTTGCACGCCGGGATTTATTATGCTGTGCCATGCCTTGACGTTAAACCGCCCGGACGCGGACGAAGAAGTTATCGAGGAGTGGCTGCAGTCGAACATTTGCCGCTGCACGAGCTATCAGGAGATCCGTGCGGCCGTCCTTTCGGTGCTGGAAGGCAAATGA
- a CDS encoding SRPBCC domain-containing protein — MMTNKMSVKAEGQELILERVFDAPRELVFKAFSKAEHLKHWWGPRGWELPVCNVDFRPGGVWHYCMKCVDKNHGDYYGMESWGKAVYDEIVVPEKIVMTDFFSDAEGNEIEGMPSSHVTLTFIEQEGGKTKLVSRARYASAEALQKVLEMGMEQGVSETWDRLAEHLQSIR, encoded by the coding sequence ATGATGACGAACAAAATGTCAGTTAAGGCGGAAGGACAGGAATTGATTTTGGAGCGTGTTTTCGATGCCCCGCGCGAGCTTGTATTCAAAGCGTTTTCCAAGGCTGAGCATTTGAAACATTGGTGGGGGCCCCGCGGCTGGGAGCTGCCCGTATGCAACGTCGACTTTCGTCCGGGCGGAGTATGGCACTACTGCATGAAATGCGTCGACAAAAATCATGGAGACTATTACGGAATGGAGTCCTGGGGCAAAGCGGTTTATGATGAAATCGTCGTTCCGGAGAAAATCGTCATGACCGACTTCTTCTCGGATGCCGAAGGGAATGAGATCGAAGGAATGCCTTCGTCGCATGTCACTTTGACCTTTATCGAACAAGAAGGGGGCAAAACAAAGCTTGTGAGCCGCGCCCGTTACGCCTCCGCCGAAGCGCTCCAGAAGGTTCTGGAGATGGGTATGGAGCAAGGAGTTTCCGAAACTTGGGATCGTCTCGCCGAGCATCTGCAATCGATTCGATAA
- the infC gene encoding translation initiation factor IF-3, producing the protein MIVNEKIKASEVHLTGVNGEDLGVVPTAEALAMARKLKVDLVCTSLMASPPPCRLIGAGAAKQEAQQERKLERPAKLKEIRLTPQIEDHDYDTKKRQAEKILLAGDAVNLVVAVRGKEGAQAKQLLERLMRELRHAGRAKTGIQLSGKQAAVELAPLT; encoded by the coding sequence ATGATCGTTAATGAAAAAATCAAAGCGTCCGAGGTTCATCTCACCGGCGTGAACGGCGAAGATTTGGGGGTCGTTCCGACGGCGGAAGCTTTGGCGATGGCGAGGAAGCTCAAGGTGGATCTGGTGTGCACGTCTTTGATGGCCAGTCCGCCGCCATGCAGGCTGATCGGCGCGGGGGCGGCGAAGCAGGAGGCGCAGCAGGAGCGCAAGCTGGAGCGGCCGGCCAAGCTGAAGGAAATCCGTCTGACGCCGCAGATCGAAGATCACGACTACGATACGAAAAAACGTCAGGCGGAAAAGATTCTGCTTGCGGGAGATGCGGTGAATCTGGTCGTCGCGGTCCGAGGCAAGGAGGGAGCGCAGGCGAAGCAACTGCTGGAGCGACTGATGAGGGAGCTTCGCCATGCGGGACGGGCCAAAACCGGCATCCAGCTCAGCGGCAAGCAGGCGGCGGTGGAGCTGGCCCCACTGACGTAA
- a CDS encoding FAD binding domain-containing protein → MISFDFEYYKPASVGDAVRLFQQADMQGKQPHYYSGGTEIISLARLDHLYTGAVIDIKAIPEMNVMQFQGDRLIIGGAVTLSAVSDSGVFPLLGETILDLADFTNRNKITVGGNLCGRFVFREALLPFLLADSEVALAGPGGFRRVSIHEILNGEPRLGRGELLVQIATDRRYVHLPFVTVKRTKLEKIDYPIVRIAALKTPSGIRAAFSGVSRIPFRSLQVEGALNDRALPLAQRVENAIRLWPAPITQDMFASSQYRVFVLRNTLLDVMTALEGVNV, encoded by the coding sequence GTGATTTCGTTTGATTTCGAATATTACAAGCCGGCTTCCGTCGGAGACGCGGTTCGCCTGTTTCAGCAGGCGGATATGCAGGGCAAGCAGCCGCATTATTATTCCGGCGGTACGGAAATCATCTCGCTGGCGCGGCTCGATCATCTTTACACCGGGGCTGTGATCGACATCAAAGCGATTCCCGAAATGAACGTCATGCAATTTCAGGGCGACCGGCTAATCATCGGCGGGGCGGTGACGCTTTCGGCAGTGTCGGATTCCGGGGTATTTCCGCTGCTCGGAGAAACCATACTTGATCTGGCCGATTTTACGAACCGAAACAAAATTACGGTCGGCGGCAATCTGTGCGGCAGGTTCGTTTTCCGCGAAGCGCTGCTGCCGTTTTTGCTTGCCGACAGCGAGGTCGCTTTGGCCGGACCGGGGGGCTTCCGCCGCGTTTCCATTCATGAGATTTTAAACGGCGAGCCGCGGCTCGGCAGAGGCGAGCTGCTTGTGCAAATCGCTACGGACAGGCGCTACGTCCACTTGCCTTTTGTCACGGTGAAACGAACGAAGCTGGAAAAAATCGACTACCCGATCGTCCGTATCGCCGCTTTGAAAACGCCGTCCGGCATTCGCGCGGCATTCAGCGGCGTCAGCAGGATCCCCTTTCGTTCGCTGCAGGTGGAAGGGGCGCTTAACGACCGGGCGCTGCCCCTCGCGCAGCGTGTGGAAAACGCCATCCGGCTGTGGCCTGCGCCGATTACGCAGGACATGTTCGCGTCCTCGCAATACCGGGTGTTTGTGCTGCGCAATACGCTGCTGGATGTGATGACGGCTTTGGAAGGAGTGAACGTATGA